A window of the Oscillospiraceae bacterium NTUH-002-81 genome harbors these coding sequences:
- the grpE gene encoding nucleotide exchange factor GrpE, whose product MGNEEFKNEDAVKQAVEEAKRQAEAAAEEAAEEETAEAAEAEEADAQDAEEPEEDAEAAAEDGQEKKGLFGKKKKDKKDKKDIQIEELTDRVKRQMAEFDNFRKRTEKEKAAMFEVGAKSVVEKILPVIDNFERGLAGLTEEQKAEPFAQGVEMTYKQLMTTLESIEVKPIEAVGKEFDPNLHNAVMHVEDENLGENVVAEEFQKGYTYRDSVIRHSMVKVAN is encoded by the coding sequence ATGGGAAACGAAGAATTCAAGAATGAAGATGCGGTAAAACAGGCAGTGGAAGAGGCGAAACGCCAGGCGGAAGCAGCTGCGGAGGAAGCCGCAGAAGAAGAGACAGCAGAAGCTGCAGAGGCGGAAGAGGCAGACGCACAGGATGCGGAAGAGCCCGAAGAGGATGCGGAAGCTGCCGCAGAGGACGGCCAGGAGAAGAAGGGGCTGTTCGGTAAGAAAAAGAAGGACAAAAAAGACAAGAAAGATATCCAGATAGAGGAGCTCACCGACCGGGTGAAGCGCCAGATGGCGGAGTTTGATAACTTCCGCAAGAGAACCGAGAAAGAGAAAGCAGCCATGTTTGAGGTGGGAGCCAAGAGCGTGGTGGAGAAGATCCTTCCGGTCATTGATAACTTCGAGCGAGGTCTGGCAGGTCTGACCGAGGAGCAGAAGGCAGAGCCTTTTGCCCAAGGCGTAGAGATGACCTACAAGCAGCTGATGACGACGCTGGAGAGCATCGAAGTGAAGCCCATTGAGGCGGTTGGAAAGGAATTCGATCCGAACCTCCACAATGCCGTGATGCATGTGGAAGATGAGAACCTGGGCGAGAATGTCGTCGCAGAGGAATTCCAGAAAGGTTACACCTACCGTGATTCCGTGATCCGTCACAGCATGGTAAAGGTAGCCAACTAA
- the dnaK gene encoding molecular chaperone DnaK, with product MSKIIGIDLGTTNSCVAVMEGGKPVVIANTEGARTTPSVVAFTKTGERLVGEPAKRQAVTNAEKTISSIKRYMGQDYKVSIDDKKYSPQEISAMILQKLKADAENYLGEKVTEAVITVPAYFNDAQRQATKDAGKIAGLDVKRIINEPTAAALAYGLDNEKEQKIMVYDLGGGTFDVSIIEIGDGVIEVLATNGDTHLGGDDFDNRITQWMIDEFKKTEGVDLSNDKMALQRLKEAAEKAKKELSSATTTNINLPFITATAEGPKHMDLNLTRAKFDELTKDLIDRTAVPVQNALKDAGLTAAELSKVLLVGGSTRMIAAQEKVKQLTGHEPSKTLNPDECVAIGAAIQGGKLAGDAGAGDILLLDVTPLSLSIETMGGVATRLIERNTTIPTKKSQIFSTAADNQTAVDIHVVQGERQFARDNKTLGQFRLDGIPPARRGVPQIEVTFDIDANGIVNVSAKDLGTGKEQHITITSGSNMSEADIDKAVKEAAEFEAQDKIRKDAVDTRNDADSMVFQTEKAMEEVGDKLDAADKAEVQTALDELKKMIEATPAESMTEAQVADMKAAKEKLMNSAQKLFAKVYEQAQGAAGAQGQGQPGPDMGGYTQNDAGKPEDDVVDGDYREV from the coding sequence ATGAGCAAGATTATTGGTATTGACTTAGGTACAACAAATTCATGTGTAGCAGTTATGGAAGGCGGTAAGCCGGTAGTTATCGCCAATACAGAAGGTGCAAGAACCACACCGTCCGTTGTGGCATTCACCAAGACAGGAGAGCGTCTGGTGGGCGAGCCGGCAAAGCGTCAGGCAGTTACCAACGCAGAGAAGACCATCTCTTCCATTAAGAGATATATGGGTCAGGATTACAAGGTATCCATCGACGATAAGAAATATTCTCCGCAGGAGATTTCCGCAATGATCCTGCAGAAGCTGAAAGCAGACGCAGAGAACTATCTGGGCGAGAAGGTAACAGAGGCTGTCATCACCGTTCCTGCTTACTTCAATGATGCACAGAGACAGGCAACCAAGGATGCCGGCAAGATCGCAGGCCTGGATGTAAAGCGTATCATCAACGAGCCTACCGCAGCAGCGCTTGCTTACGGCCTGGACAATGAGAAAGAGCAGAAGATCATGGTTTATGACCTGGGCGGCGGTACTTTCGATGTATCCATCATCGAGATCGGCGACGGCGTCATCGAGGTTCTGGCAACCAACGGTGATACCCATCTGGGTGGCGATGACTTCGATAACCGGATCACCCAGTGGATGATCGACGAGTTCAAGAAGACAGAGGGCGTAGACCTTTCCAATGATAAGATGGCACTGCAGAGACTGAAAGAGGCTGCTGAGAAGGCAAAGAAAGAGCTGTCTTCCGCAACCACCACCAACATCAACCTGCCGTTCATCACAGCAACCGCAGAGGGCCCGAAGCATATGGACCTGAATCTGACAAGAGCAAAATTCGATGAGCTGACCAAAGATCTCATCGACCGTACCGCAGTTCCGGTACAGAACGCATTAAAGGATGCAGGCCTGACTGCAGCAGAGCTTTCCAAGGTACTGCTGGTCGGCGGTTCCACACGTATGATCGCAGCACAGGAGAAAGTAAAACAGCTGACAGGCCATGAGCCCAGCAAGACCCTGAACCCGGATGAGTGCGTTGCCATCGGTGCAGCTATCCAGGGTGGTAAGCTTGCAGGCGATGCAGGTGCCGGGGATATCCTTCTTCTGGATGTAACACCTCTGTCCCTGTCCATCGAGACCATGGGCGGCGTTGCTACCAGACTGATCGAGAGAAATACAACGATCCCGACCAAGAAGAGCCAGATCTTCTCCACCGCAGCAGATAACCAGACAGCCGTTGATATCCACGTGGTACAGGGTGAGCGCCAGTTTGCAAGAGACAACAAGACCCTCGGCCAGTTCCGTCTGGATGGTATCCCGCCGGCAAGAAGAGGCGTTCCGCAGATCGAGGTTACCTTTGATATCGATGCCAACGGTATCGTAAACGTATCCGCCAAGGATCTGGGAACCGGCAAGGAGCAGCACATCACCATCACTTCCGGATCCAATATGTCCGAGGCCGATATCGACAAGGCAGTAAAAGAAGCTGCTGAGTTCGAGGCACAGGATAAGATCCGTAAGGATGCAGTAGATACAAGAAATGATGCGGATTCCATGGTATTCCAGACCGAGAAGGCTATGGAGGAAGTGGGAGATAAGCTGGATGCTGCTGACAAGGCAGAGGTTCAGACCGCTTTGGATGAGCTGAAGAAGATGATCGAGGCTACACCGGCCGAGAGCATGACAGAGGCTCAGGTAGCTGATATGAAGGCTGCAAAAGAGAAATTAATGAACAGCGCACAGAAGCTGTTTGCAAAAGTATATGAGCAGGCTCAGGGAGCAGCAGGTGCCCAGGGTCAGGGCCAGCCGGGACCGGATATGGGTGGATACACTCAGAACGATGCAGGCAAACCGGAAGATGACGTGGTAGACGGCGATTACCGGGAGGTCTAA
- the dnaJ gene encoding molecular chaperone DnaJ has translation MAESKRDYYEVLGVDRSADEAAIKKAYRVLAKKYHPDANPGDKEAEKKFKEASEAYAVLSDPEKRKQYDQFGHAAFDGSAGAGGFDFNNMDMGDIFGDIFGDFFGGGRSRSANSGPMKGANVRASVRITFDEAISGCEKELELTLKDECPTCHGSGAKAGTSPVTCSKCGGKGQVVFTQQSLFGMVRNVQTCPDCHGTGKVIKDKCPDCYGTGYIASKKKIQVSIPAGIDNGQSIRIRDKGEPGVNGGPRGDLLVEVVVSRHPVFQRQDMNIFSTVPISFAQAALGGELRINTVDGPVIYDVKPGTQTDTKVRLKGKGVPSLRNKSVRGDHYVTLVVKTPERLSNEAKELLKQFDMASGNSLNQSEEAAGKDKEKGKDKPKKKGFMDKLKETFEE, from the coding sequence ATGGCGGAGAGCAAGAGAGATTACTATGAGGTGCTTGGCGTAGACCGGAGTGCGGACGAGGCAGCCATTAAAAAAGCATATCGTGTACTGGCAAAAAAATACCATCCCGATGCCAATCCGGGAGACAAGGAAGCGGAGAAGAAGTTCAAGGAGGCTTCCGAGGCTTACGCGGTGCTGAGTGATCCGGAGAAGAGAAAACAGTACGATCAGTTCGGCCATGCTGCTTTTGACGGAAGTGCGGGGGCAGGCGGCTTTGATTTCAACAATATGGATATGGGAGACATTTTCGGAGATATTTTCGGAGATTTCTTCGGCGGCGGCAGAAGCCGCAGTGCGAACAGTGGCCCGATGAAGGGTGCCAACGTGCGCGCCAGTGTTCGCATTACCTTTGATGAAGCCATTTCCGGCTGCGAGAAGGAGCTGGAGCTGACGCTGAAAGATGAGTGCCCGACCTGCCACGGATCCGGCGCCAAGGCGGGAACCTCCCCGGTTACCTGCTCCAAGTGCGGCGGAAAAGGCCAGGTGGTATTTACACAGCAGTCATTGTTTGGTATGGTAAGAAATGTACAGACCTGTCCGGACTGCCACGGCACCGGTAAGGTCATCAAGGACAAATGTCCGGACTGCTACGGAACCGGCTATATTGCCAGCAAGAAGAAGATCCAGGTGTCCATTCCGGCCGGTATCGACAACGGCCAGAGCATCCGTATCCGGGACAAAGGAGAACCCGGCGTCAACGGCGGCCCCAGAGGCGATCTGCTGGTGGAGGTTGTGGTTTCCAGACATCCGGTATTCCAGCGGCAGGATATGAACATTTTCTCCACCGTGCCCATCAGCTTTGCACAGGCAGCACTGGGCGGCGAGCTGCGGATCAATACCGTGGACGGCCCCGTCATTTATGATGTGAAGCCCGGCACCCAGACCGACACCAAAGTGCGTCTGAAAGGCAAGGGTGTGCCTTCCCTGCGGAACAAATCTGTCCGCGGCGACCACTATGTCACTCTGGTGGTGAAGACACCGGAGCGGCTGAGCAATGAGGCCAAGGAGCTGTTAAAGCAGTTTGACATGGCCAGCGGCAACAGCCTGAACCAGTCGGAAGAGGCGGCAGGCAAGGACAAGGAGAAAGGCAAGGATAAGCCGAAGAAGAAGGGTTTCATGGATAAGCTAAAGGAGACCTTCGAGGAATAG
- a CDS encoding GTP-binding protein, producing MTKIDIISGFLGAGKTTLIRKLLDEALKGQKIVLIENEFGEIGIDGGFLKDAGVQITEMNSGCICCSLVGDFGTALQDVLKQFAPDRIIIEPSGVGKLSDVMKAVLKVADEADIELSTYTAVADAMKCKMFMKNFGEFYNNQIESAKCIVLSRTQKLSEKKLDEVVAMIREKNPEATIVTTPWDDISGAQIMDAMEKKNDFVMQLMEEEEHDHDHCGCDHDHDHEHHHHDHDHDHEEHDHHDHDHDHEEHDHHDHDHDHEEHDHHDHEHHEHHYDEHGNCSCGHHHHDHEGHHHADDVFTSWGTETHHKYTDDEVQEVLERMANSQEFGMVLRAKGMIQATDGTWIYFDLVPGEYEIRKGEPEVTGRLCVIGTELKTEEIERAFRLK from the coding sequence ATGACAAAGATAGACATTATTTCAGGGTTCCTCGGAGCCGGAAAGACCACATTGATCAGAAAATTGCTGGACGAGGCGCTGAAAGGCCAGAAGATCGTCCTCATCGAGAATGAGTTCGGTGAGATCGGTATCGACGGCGGCTTCTTAAAAGATGCCGGTGTGCAGATCACAGAGATGAACTCCGGTTGCATCTGCTGCTCTCTGGTGGGCGATTTTGGCACCGCTCTGCAGGATGTATTAAAGCAGTTCGCCCCTGACCGGATCATCATCGAGCCCTCCGGCGTGGGCAAGCTGTCTGACGTCATGAAGGCTGTGCTGAAAGTGGCAGATGAGGCAGATATCGAGCTTTCCACTTACACTGCTGTGGCAGATGCCATGAAGTGCAAAATGTTTATGAAAAACTTCGGCGAATTCTACAACAATCAGATCGAGAGCGCCAAGTGTATCGTGCTGAGCAGAACCCAGAAGCTCTCCGAGAAGAAGCTGGATGAGGTTGTTGCTATGATCCGGGAGAAAAATCCGGAGGCAACCATTGTCACTACTCCTTGGGATGATATTTCCGGCGCACAGATCATGGATGCCATGGAGAAAAAGAACGATTTCGTTATGCAGCTGATGGAAGAGGAAGAGCATGACCACGATCACTGCGGCTGCGATCATGACCATGATCACGAGCATCATCATCACGATCATGACCATGACCATGAAGAGCATGACCACCACGATCACGACCATGACCATGAGGAGCATGATCACCACGATCATGACCATGACCACGAGGAGCATGATCACCATGATCACGAACATCATGAGCATCACTACGATGAGCACGGTAACTGCAGCTGCGGCCACCATCATCATGACCATGAGGGCCATCATCACGCAGATGATGTATTTACCAGTTGGGGCACCGAGACCCATCATAAATACACCGACGACGAGGTACAGGAAGTGCTGGAGCGCATGGCCAACAGTCAGGAATTCGGCATGGTACTGCGTGCAAAGGGCATGATCCAGGCAACAGACGGCACATGGATCTACTTTGACCTTGTGCCCGGCGAATACGAGATCCGTAAGGGAGAGCCGGAAGTGACCGGCCGCCTGTGCGTGATCGGTACAGAACTGAAAACAGAAGAGATCGAGCGGGCATTCCGTTTGAAGTAA
- a CDS encoding GTP-binding protein, with amino-acid sequence MLEIPVYIATGFLESGKTSFIKEILEDHEFTEGKKVLVICCEEGVEEYEEEVLADGNAVLVTVESPEELTTDFLKQLQRQHRQKLTIFEYNGMWKIEKLLEVLPKNWPVVQTFTMIDASTFEMYLSNMRSIMMELVKLSDVVIFNRCTKDTKKGSLRRSVKAANRQVQIIYESIDGSDEDDDDDDLPFDLTADTIEIEDDDYGLWYLDAMDHPEKYDGKTVHFTAMVYRGDKLPKGYFVPGRFAMTCCAEDVTFVGFLCKSQFADKLRQKEFIKLTATVKTEMRKEYQGPGPVLTAVKIEKAEKPEEELVYFT; translated from the coding sequence ATGCTGGAGATACCGGTATATATTGCGACAGGCTTTCTGGAAAGCGGAAAGACCTCTTTTATCAAAGAAATCCTGGAAGACCATGAATTCACAGAGGGCAAGAAAGTGCTTGTCATCTGCTGTGAGGAAGGCGTAGAGGAATACGAGGAAGAAGTGCTGGCCGACGGCAACGCCGTACTTGTCACCGTGGAAAGCCCGGAAGAACTCACCACCGATTTCCTCAAACAGCTGCAGCGCCAGCACCGCCAGAAGCTGACCATCTTCGAGTACAACGGCATGTGGAAAATCGAGAAGCTGCTGGAAGTACTGCCGAAAAACTGGCCGGTGGTACAGACCTTCACCATGATCGATGCCAGCACCTTTGAAATGTACTTAAGCAACATGCGTTCCATCATGATGGAGCTGGTGAAGCTGTCCGATGTGGTCATTTTCAACCGCTGTACCAAGGACACGAAGAAGGGAAGCCTGCGCCGTTCCGTGAAGGCTGCCAACCGACAGGTACAGATCATTTACGAGTCCATTGACGGCAGCGATGAGGATGACGATGACGATGATCTGCCCTTCGACCTGACGGCGGACACCATCGAGATTGAGGACGACGACTACGGTCTGTGGTATCTGGATGCCATGGACCACCCGGAAAAATATGACGGCAAGACCGTACATTTCACGGCTATGGTATACCGGGGCGACAAGCTGCCCAAGGGCTATTTCGTGCCGGGCCGCTTTGCCATGACCTGTTGCGCGGAAGATGTCACCTTCGTGGGCTTCCTGTGCAAATCCCAGTTCGCGGACAAACTGCGGCAGAAGGAATTCATCAAGCTCACCGCCACGGTGAAAACCGAGATGCGAAAAGAATACCAGGGCCCCGGCCCGGTGCTCACAGCGGTGAAGATCGAGAAAGCCGAGAAGCCGGAAGAAGAGCTCGTATACTTTACGTAA
- a CDS encoding type I restriction-modification system subunit M — protein sequence MKRMESKDLLQVLWNGADVLRGKMDANEYKTYLLGLVFYKYLSDAYLAKVYDLLNDETPDDLQEAQKQYEEIMKTADAKELLQELKHSLHYTLDPDMTYVSMLNAAKDNAFNREKLQAAFNRIQESDALFNGLFADVDLYSNRLGTGDQKQSATVAEVIKVLDGADLIHAKGDVLGNAYEYLIGQFASETGKKAGEFYTPHGPAQILCRIAMTGQENKKGLQVYDPCMGSGSLMLSCKNYSSEPDYIKYYGQELMPSTYNLARMNMFLHGVLPENQHLRNGDTLDADWPTDEDTEFDVVTMNPPYSAHWSAAEGFKQDERFMDYGGKLAPKSKADYAFLLHGFYHLKQTGTMAIVLPHGVLFRGAAEGAIRETLLKNGSIYAVIGLPSNMFYNTSIPTCIIVLKKHREGRDVLFIDASSLYTKEKKQNVMHEEHINKVLELYRDRKTVDKLAYVASFDDIRANDYNLNIPRYVDTSEEEEEIDLKQLTQDIRETNKAIKEENHTLLSMLRELTFRSEETKEAVEDFIKIFEEV from the coding sequence ATGAAAAGGATGGAGAGTAAAGACTTATTGCAGGTATTATGGAATGGAGCAGATGTGCTGAGGGGGAAAATGGATGCCAACGAATATAAAACATATTTGTTAGGACTGGTTTTCTATAAATATCTGTCAGATGCTTACCTGGCAAAAGTATATGATTTGCTGAATGATGAAACACCGGACGATTTACAGGAGGCGCAGAAGCAATATGAAGAAATCATGAAGACTGCTGATGCCAAAGAATTGCTTCAGGAACTGAAACATTCTTTGCATTATACCCTTGACCCGGATATGACATATGTCAGCATGCTGAATGCGGCAAAGGACAATGCATTTAACAGAGAAAAATTGCAGGCTGCATTTAACCGGATCCAGGAATCTGATGCATTATTCAATGGGCTATTTGCTGACGTAGATTTATATTCCAACAGATTGGGAACGGGAGACCAGAAGCAGAGTGCAACGGTGGCAGAAGTCATCAAAGTGTTGGATGGAGCTGATTTAATCCATGCCAAAGGAGATGTCCTGGGAAATGCATATGAATATCTGATTGGTCAGTTCGCATCTGAGACAGGAAAAAAAGCAGGGGAGTTTTATACGCCGCATGGCCCGGCACAGATTCTTTGCAGAATTGCGATGACCGGGCAGGAGAACAAAAAAGGCCTGCAGGTATATGACCCGTGTATGGGCTCTGGTTCTCTGATGCTCAGCTGCAAAAATTATTCAAGCGAACCGGATTATATCAAGTATTATGGACAGGAACTGATGCCATCGACCTACAATCTGGCGAGAATGAATATGTTCCTTCACGGGGTGCTTCCGGAAAACCAGCATCTTCGAAATGGAGATACGCTGGATGCAGACTGGCCGACAGACGAAGATACAGAATTTGATGTAGTTACCATGAATCCGCCCTATTCAGCTCACTGGTCTGCGGCCGAGGGTTTTAAACAGGACGAAAGATTTATGGATTATGGAGGAAAGCTTGCACCGAAATCAAAAGCGGATTATGCATTCCTACTGCACGGATTTTATCATTTGAAACAAACAGGAACCATGGCAATCGTATTGCCGCATGGCGTTCTTTTCAGAGGTGCAGCAGAAGGGGCAATCAGGGAAACCCTGCTGAAAAACGGTTCCATTTATGCGGTTATTGGATTACCGTCCAATATGTTTTATAATACGTCCATTCCCACATGTATTATTGTTCTCAAAAAACACAGAGAAGGCAGAGATGTGTTATTTATCGATGCATCCAGCCTTTATACAAAAGAAAAGAAACAGAATGTGATGCATGAAGAGCATATTAACAAGGTGCTGGAGCTGTATCGAGACAGAAAAACTGTAGATAAACTGGCGTATGTGGCATCCTTTGATGACATCCGGGCCAATGACTATAACCTCAATATTCCCAGATATGTAGATACCAGTGAGGAAGAAGAAGAGATTGACTTAAAGCAGCTGACGCAGGATATCAGAGAGACAAATAAGGCGATCAAAGAAGAGAATCATACCTTATTGTCCATGCTTCGGGAACTTACTTTCCGTTCCGAAGAAACCAAAGAGGCTGTTGAGGATTTTATCAAGATATTTGAGGAGGTGTAG
- a CDS encoding restriction endonuclease subunit S, translated as MGNTPEIRFKGYTDDWEQRKLGDVVQITMGQSPDGSTYSDEPSDYILVQGNADLQNGWVCPRIWTTQITKKADAGDLIMSVRAPAGAMGKTAYNAVIGRGVAAIKGNEFIYQLLVKMDMDGFWKTLSCGSTFESLNSDNIKNAEVKVPITAEQVQIGNFFRQLDNLITLHQRKCNETKKLKKYMLQKMFPKNGEKKPEIRFEGFTDDWEQRKVTELGEIYIGLVTTMTEHYTDQGHLLIRNSDIKDGYFEFGENPIYLDEEFSKQNKSRMHQLGDVITVHTGDIGTSAVIGENEVNSIGFATIVTRPNQEILDSGYFATYLNTDTHKQWAISIATGDGRSNYNLKDYTKLMVPIPQIEEQKKIAACIGNLNNLITLHQRKLEELQTMKKFMLSKMFV; from the coding sequence ATGGGGAATACACCGGAAATCAGGTTTAAAGGATACACGGATGATTGGGAACAGCGTAAGTTGGGAGATGTCGTTCAGATAACTATGGGACAATCACCTGATGGTAGTACCTATTCCGATGAGCCGAGTGATTATATTCTTGTCCAAGGTAATGCCGATTTGCAAAACGGTTGGGTTTGTCCTCGTATTTGGACAACACAGATTACTAAGAAAGCGGATGCAGGCGACTTGATAATGAGCGTTCGTGCTCCAGCTGGAGCAATGGGAAAAACCGCTTATAACGCTGTAATTGGGCGTGGTGTTGCAGCAATCAAAGGAAATGAATTCATATATCAACTGCTCGTAAAAATGGATATGGACGGCTTTTGGAAAACACTTTCCTGCGGCTCAACATTCGAATCACTCAACTCGGACAATATAAAAAATGCTGAAGTTAAAGTGCCAATAACAGCGGAACAAGTACAAATCGGTAACTTCTTTCGGCAACTCGACAACCTTATCACCCTTCATCAGCGTAAGTGTAATGAAACAAAAAAACTGAAAAAATACATGCTTCAAAAAATGTTTCCGAAAAATGGTGAAAAAAAACCGGAAATAAGATTTGAAGGATTTACGGACGATTGGGAACAGCGTAAGGTTACAGAATTAGGTGAAATATATATTGGTTTAGTCACGACAATGACTGAACACTATACAGATCAGGGTCATTTATTGATTAGAAATTCAGATATAAAAGATGGGTATTTTGAATTTGGGGAAAATCCAATTTATCTTGATGAGGAATTTTCTAAACAAAATAAATCAAGAATGCACCAGCTAGGGGATGTAATAACGGTACATACAGGTGATATAGGAACATCTGCTGTAATAGGCGAAAATGAAGTGAATTCAATAGGTTTCGCAACAATTGTAACTCGACCAAATCAAGAAATATTAGACTCAGGTTATTTTGCAACGTATTTGAATACTGATACTCATAAACAATGGGCTATTTCAATAGCAACGGGTGATGGACGCTCGAATTATAATCTGAAAGATTATACAAAACTTATGGTTCCGATACCTCAAATTGAGGAACAAAAGAAAATTGCAGCTTGTATTGGCAATTTGAATAACCTTATCACCCTTCATCAGCGTAAACTGGAAGAGTTACAAACAATGAAAAAATTTATGCTGAGTAAGATGTTTGTCTAG
- a CDS encoding DUF3990 domain-containing protein, whose translation MGKITLFHGTPDKIVMPVFGGGNDKHDYGRGFYLTENMELAKEWAVCRPNDTNGWVHQFELDCSGLKILDFQEENLLSWLAELMKHRDAADSRRYRMLSARFIEKYGIDTSGYDVIKGWRADASYFYIAKEFVRDNIDVDILQELLSLGGLGIQYCLKSKRAYAQLKEIENGLTAVDYAEFNDRYNQRDIVARRNMRALVDSDANKVTKVFSTLL comes from the coding sequence ATGGGAAAAATCACTTTATTTCACGGAACTCCAGATAAAATTGTTATGCCGGTATTCGGTGGCGGGAATGATAAACATGATTATGGACGTGGATTTTATTTGACAGAAAATATGGAACTGGCAAAAGAATGGGCGGTGTGCAGACCAAATGATACAAACGGCTGGGTGCATCAATTTGAATTGGATTGTTCCGGGTTGAAAATTTTGGACTTTCAGGAAGAAAATCTTCTTAGCTGGCTGGCAGAACTGATGAAACATCGGGATGCGGCAGATTCCAGGCGATATCGAATGCTTTCTGCTCGATTCATCGAAAAATATGGGATTGATACCAGTGGATATGATGTGATCAAAGGCTGGCGTGCGGATGCCTCGTATTTTTACATTGCAAAAGAGTTTGTGAGAGATAATATTGATGTGGATATTTTGCAGGAATTGCTTTCTCTTGGTGGATTGGGCATTCAGTATTGCTTGAAATCCAAGCGGGCATACGCGCAGTTAAAGGAAATAGAGAATGGACTGACTGCTGTTGATTATGCAGAATTTAACGACAGGTATAATCAGCGTGATATTGTAGCAAGAAGAAATATGCGAGCACTGGTTGATTCAGATGCAAATAAAGTAACAAAAGTGTTCAGTACGTTGCTTTAA
- a CDS encoding NADAR family protein produces MHVIGFHNPEEEYGFLSNWYPSAFCWNDIQFASVEQYMMYRKALYFDDQEIAAQILKTEDVARIKELGRMVSGYDDRLWGGIRQLIVYEGLKEKFSQNPRLREQLLETGDAILAECAVKDRIWGIGLSMTDPNRFDLNLWKGQNLLGYALMMARYEQKRLLTGKQGYKIL; encoded by the coding sequence ATGCATGTGATTGGCTTTCATAACCCGGAAGAAGAATACGGATTTTTGAGTAACTGGTATCCTTCTGCATTTTGCTGGAACGATATTCAGTTTGCCTCTGTAGAGCAATACATGATGTATCGAAAGGCGTTGTATTTTGATGATCAGGAAATTGCTGCGCAGATTTTGAAAACGGAGGATGTGGCAAGAATCAAAGAACTGGGCCGGATGGTGTCTGGATATGATGATCGGTTGTGGGGTGGAATCCGTCAGCTGATTGTGTACGAGGGCTTGAAGGAGAAATTTTCACAAAATCCACGTCTTAGGGAGCAATTACTGGAAACCGGAGATGCGATACTGGCAGAGTGTGCGGTGAAAGACCGCATTTGGGGCATTGGATTGTCCATGACAGACCCGAATCGCTTTGATTTAAATTTGTGGAAGGGACAAAATCTGTTGGGGTATGCACTGATGATGGCGCGTTATGAACAGAAAAGGCTGTTGACGGGGAAACAGGGGTATAAAATACTCTAG